One segment of Fibrobacter sp. UWR3 DNA contains the following:
- a CDS encoding InlB B-repeat-containing protein: MGTIVGRYTGGFIGEAWDTIIIDHSVNAGEIAGTGEHIAGFIAQVSGKTAKVDVRNSTNMGKIITDGGADVGGIFGTCSNCTATNCENYGEIILDGKDNSKTANVGGILGNWGSAINCRNYGNITIDSVGSPTVGGIAGLGTVQGCVNKGAITVNTRSTSKVGGIGGQTSAYYSLNEGRVVVNLAGIGEECYAAGITATISSTTRLGGNINKGTIIVNGGNGDAHVYPLHGVSADGKSTRAKAVAGSISLSDSIVNNGRLTAGSTLKNNKDTVAQCAFFDKDIYRVDDDSLGFGISTAEMETIEFAYRLNTCNGLVKNSGYWSQHGDNYPVMSDQDNHAIYKVIFKDSSRVINIKTYKIGESLTNYEGVIIDMPEAPDPSDADEDLKFGYWAYENQVIDENTIINGDYTVYATYVPKNSVVETLAFKTETGDVFAKYVISDKMVEITLPNAPSKNGYEFLGWYNGNQFVGAAGAKIVPNGLSVLNAKYETILYKISFISRTDTLQTGSFAYGDMPEYKGEKPTCAELGYEFDGWMPIVAAVSADKSYYARCSKNGAGISSSSSEQPSSSSEIASNSSSSLGDETSSSSTIASSSSEAESSSSAKSESSSSSKVNSSSSKGTDIAWNTVQPMFNLAVNGMTLTLSNTQGGVVRIFDALGHMVAAKSIASATTSITLQTPGNYIVRVNGASRSVILK, from the coding sequence GTGGGGACAATTGTTGGTCGCTATACGGGAGGATTTATTGGAGAAGCGTGGGACACGATTATAATTGATCATAGTGTGAATGCGGGTGAAATCGCAGGAACTGGAGAACATATTGCAGGTTTCATAGCACAAGTATCTGGAAAAACCGCAAAGGTTGATGTTAGGAATTCTACCAATATGGGTAAAATTATAACTGACGGGGGAGCTGATGTTGGTGGTATTTTTGGAACTTGTTCCAATTGTACTGCGACAAATTGCGAAAATTATGGTGAAATTATTCTTGATGGTAAGGACAATAGCAAGACTGCTAATGTTGGCGGAATTCTTGGAAACTGGGGTTCTGCGATAAATTGCAGAAATTATGGAAACATTACAATTGATTCGGTAGGTTCTCCCACTGTTGGCGGTATTGCAGGTTTAGGCACTGTTCAGGGGTGTGTCAACAAGGGCGCAATTACCGTAAATACGCGGTCTACAAGTAAGGTTGGTGGAATCGGTGGTCAAACAAGTGCGTATTATTCGTTGAATGAAGGGCGCGTTGTTGTAAATTTGGCAGGTATAGGCGAGGAATGCTATGCCGCAGGTATCACGGCGACGATTTCGTCAACAACAAGACTTGGAGGAAATATAAATAAAGGGACTATTATTGTGAATGGGGGTAATGGTGATGCTCACGTATATCCGCTACATGGAGTTTCTGCTGATGGAAAATCTACGAGGGCAAAGGCTGTGGCAGGAAGCATTTCCTTATCTGATTCAATTGTAAATAATGGGCGTTTGACTGCAGGTTCTACATTGAAAAATAATAAGGATACGGTTGCCCAGTGTGCTTTTTTTGATAAGGATATTTACCGTGTTGATGACGACTCACTTGGTTTCGGTATATCAACTGCTGAAATGGAGACGATAGAATTTGCGTATCGCCTAAATACTTGTAATGGCTTGGTCAAAAATTCTGGTTATTGGAGCCAGCATGGAGACAACTATCCTGTAATGTCTGATCAAGACAATCATGCAATCTACAAAGTTATATTCAAGGATTCTTCTAGGGTTATTAATATCAAGACTTATAAGATTGGTGAAAGCCTTACCAACTATGAGGGAGTAATTATAGACATGCCTGAAGCTCCTGATCCTAGCGATGCCGATGAAGACTTGAAGTTTGGCTATTGGGCTTATGAAAACCAGGTGATAGACGAAAATACGATTATTAATGGTGATTATACCGTTTATGCGACATATGTGCCAAAAAATTCTGTGGTTGAAACTTTGGCCTTTAAAACGGAGACCGGCGATGTTTTTGCAAAATATGTGATTTCAGATAAAATGGTAGAAATTACTTTGCCAAATGCTCCTTCCAAGAATGGTTATGAATTTCTTGGCTGGTACAATGGAAACCAATTTGTCGGTGCCGCGGGTGCAAAAATTGTTCCGAACGGATTGTCAGTCTTGAACGCAAAATATGAGACTATTTTGTACAAGATTTCGTTCATCTCTAGAACGGATACTCTACAGACAGGTTCTTTTGCTTATGGAGATATGCCGGAATATAAAGGCGAAAAGCCTACGTGTGCTGAGTTAGGGTATGAGTTTGATGGCTGGATGCCTATTGTTGCTGCTGTTAGTGCGGATAAGTCTTATTATGCTCGGTGTTCAAAGAATGGGGCTGGAATTTCCTCCAGTTCTTCTGAACAACCTTCTAGCAGTTCTGAGATTGCTTCTAACTCTTCGAGTTCTCTGGGCGATGAAACAAGTTCTTCGAGCACGATAGCGTCTTCGTCATCGGAGGCTGAAAGCAGTTCTTCTGCAAAGTCTGAATCATCTTCCTCGTCGAAGGTGAATAGTAGTTCCTCGAAGGGAACGGATATTGCGTGGAACACTGTTCAGCCTATGTTCAATCTTGCGGTAAACGGCATGACGCTCACGCTTTCTAATACGCAGGGTGGCGTTGTCCGCATCTTCGATGCGCTCGGTCACATGGTTGCCGCCAAGTCAATTGCCAGTGCAACGACGAGTATCACCCTGCAAACTCCGGGCAACTACATCGTCCGGGTGAACGGGGCAAGCCGTAGTGTAATACTTAAATAG